In the genome of Desulfovibrio sp. JC022, the window AGTTTATGCATGGGAAAGGTATACGCTAAGCATATGCAACTTGAAAAGTTAAATTACAACCTGCTTTAGTTCAATTGTGCATTTCGAATGCGAGGACACAGAGAATGAATATCAAAATCGATCATTTTTTTCAAGTTAAATTACATATACTTGCATCTCTTTCTTGCATTTGGGCCGGAAAGCCCCCTTAATTTCTTAAGGGGGCTTTGAAATAAAAGCTTGCGACGACCTACTTCCCACTGGCTACCGAGGAGTGATTGCGGTGAAAAGGCCTTCCAGCTCACGCTTACCGTGAAGGACACGCACAACAACTATTCGCTTTGACTCGACCTTGTAAAGAGCAATATAATTTCCCACGGTCAGATATCGTAAGCCCGGCCGGATATCTTCACGCGCAGGACCGAGTAACGGATGTTTTGCAAGCAGGTTCACGCGCTCATTGATACGGTCCAAGATGCGATTTGCAGCATCTGGGTCATCTACTGCGATATATTTATAGATATCGATTAAATCCTGCCGAGCTTCCTGAGACCTAACTATTCTGAACATAGCTGGCGAAGAGCTTCAGCTTTGATGTCCTCAATTGTTTCATGAGGGTCAGCTATGCCACTTGCAATTCCTTCATCCCAAAATTGACCGACGAGCCTGCGGGCTTTCCATTCCCGCAATGCTTCACGAATAACTTCGCTGGAAGATGCATAATCACCAGAACTTACGGCATCACTGATGAGTTCGGCTTGCGAATCAGTGAGAGAGATACTTATTTTTTCCATGATAGCCTCCTGTCTTAAAAGTAGGAATATTTGCTACTTTGGTCAAGATAGGAACACCCAACTTTTCTATTTTCTACTCATTGTTGCTTGAGGATAAAATGGAACTGAGAACTTAATCTTATTAATATTGCTGTGTTCTTGTGTATTTTCTTTATTCGCAGACACGGACAAAACACTCACTTCACAAGAAGTGCAGGGATTTACAATATGCATATAAACGCAAGAAAGCCCCCCTTAATTTCTTAAGGGGGGCTTTTAAAATAAAAGCTTGCGACGACCTACTTTCCCACTGGCTACCCAGCAGTATCATCGGCGATGGAGAGCTTAACTTCCGAGTTCGGAATGGGGTCGGGTGTGACCTCTCCTCAGTGGTCGCAAGCAAATTTTGCTTGCTCTCGATGAAAATATATGGTTTAAT includes:
- a CDS encoding type II toxin-antitoxin system RelE/ParE family toxin, encoding MFRIVRSQEARQDLIDIYKYIAVDDPDAANRILDRINERVNLLAKHPLLGPAREDIRPGLRYLTVGNYIALYKVESKRIVVVRVLHGKRELEGLFTAITPR
- a CDS encoding type II toxin-antitoxin system ParD family antitoxin; the encoded protein is MEKISISLTDSQAELISDAVSSGDYASSSEVIREALREWKARRLVGQFWDEGIASGIADPHETIEDIKAEALRQLCSE